The following proteins are co-located in the Acidimicrobiales bacterium genome:
- a CDS encoding iron ABC transporter substrate-binding protein has protein sequence MRRTRLVALPLLALALVAAVPACTSDSERLTIYSGRSEDIIEPLLVEFAEETGIDIDVRYGDSADLALLINEEGDQSPADVFLSQSPGAVGFLDQQGALAPLDESILDLVDAENRASDGNWVGISGRVRVLVYNTDDVDPADLPDSVLDLTDPAFEGDVAVAPSNASFQDFVTAMRSELGDDVAEEWLTGMADNDAPVYANNTAIVEAVGRGEVPMGLVNHYYNVRAKEEDPSVPSENYTFPDGDIGSLLIVTAASVLETSDLPDEAAQLVEFLLSEDSQEFYSEETFEYPLAAGVEPADSLAPLDTLSVDTIDFDELGGGLERTRELIEDSGLED, from the coding sequence ATGCGCCGCACCCGCCTCGTCGCCCTGCCCCTGCTGGCCCTCGCACTCGTCGCCGCCGTTCCGGCGTGCACCTCGGACAGTGAGCGGCTCACCATCTACTCGGGACGCAGCGAGGACATCATCGAACCGCTGCTCGTCGAGTTCGCCGAGGAGACCGGGATCGACATCGACGTCCGCTACGGCGACTCCGCGGACCTCGCCCTCCTCATCAACGAGGAAGGCGACCAGTCGCCGGCCGACGTCTTCCTCTCGCAGAGCCCCGGTGCGGTCGGCTTCCTCGACCAGCAAGGAGCCCTCGCCCCACTCGACGAGTCGATCCTCGACCTCGTCGACGCCGAGAACCGCGCGTCGGACGGCAACTGGGTGGGCATCTCCGGGCGCGTGCGCGTCCTCGTGTACAACACCGACGACGTGGACCCTGCCGACCTCCCCGACTCGGTGCTCGACCTCACCGATCCTGCCTTCGAGGGCGACGTGGCCGTCGCCCCGTCCAACGCGTCCTTCCAGGACTTCGTGACGGCCATGCGCAGCGAACTGGGCGACGACGTGGCCGAGGAGTGGCTGACGGGCATGGCCGACAACGATGCTCCCGTCTACGCCAACAACACCGCCATCGTCGAGGCCGTCGGGCGTGGCGAGGTGCCCATGGGGCTCGTGAACCACTACTACAACGTCCGGGCCAAGGAGGAGGACCCGTCGGTGCCGAGCGAGAACTACACCTTCCCCGACGGCGACATCGGCTCGCTACTGATCGTGACCGCCGCGTCGGTGCTCGAGACCTCCGATCTGCCGGACGAGGCCGCCCAGCTCGTCGAGTTCCTGTTGTCCGAGGACTCGCAGGAGTTCTACAGCGAGGAGACCTTCGAGTACCCCCTTGCCGCCGGCGTCGAGCCCGCGGACTCGCTGGCCCCGCTGGACACCCTGTCGGTCGACACCATCGACTTCGACGAGCTCGGCGGCGGACTCGAGCGCACCCGGGAGCTGATCGAGGACAGTGGCCTCGAGGACTGA
- a CDS encoding AMP-binding protein, translated as MATQTGVRKGTVLATSLDNWGARPALCTAAGAVSYEDLGERVADAAGLLGASPRLVLVEAAPTVDAVVALLAALAGGHPALVVAPGERERRDGIVDRYRPDVVCVGDDGWHPRELHPGSAHDLHPSLALLLSTSGSTGSPKLVRLSAANVDSNAAAIGEYLALTPDDRGITTLPLHYCYGLSVLTSHLAHGASVALTDTSVVDPCFWEAFHRHGPTGLAGVPHTFDLLDRVGFASMETPTLRYVTQAGGRMGPDQVVRYATLGAARGWDLFVMYGQTEATARMAYLPPELARSRPTAIGRPIPGGALRVAPVGAGSLARSGSDVAPGEVGELVYSGPNVMLGYAEGAADLALGRTVDELWTGDLARRSEDGLYEVVGRRNRFLKVFGLRIDLDQVEAALRERGVVAVCTGDDQRLVVGVESGPGGVPAPAHDEVAAMVRGPLGLPPSAVSVVGYERLPRLASGKVDLQAVARAGAPAPAPDPGDPSTSVAAVFGRLLGIDAVEETDTFVGLGGDSLSYVEASVALERLVGTPPPDWHVVPVGSLEALVRSERRPSRLARVDTTVVLRALAIVLVVSRHLGMAAAVAGGAHVLFAVSGFNLARFQLSRPAGRARRRALFTSVGRVAVPSVLWLSLVALVNGKYGVADVLLVDDIFVAEGEPYWRYWFVEALVQVLFVVALLYSIPGTARLDRRHPLAIPVALLALVSCSRLDLPALDAAGPWAAFMGPVLICFLLGWIAQRAAGPASRIGVSVAAVALVPGLFVNGQRDLAVTAALVALVWLPTLPVPRATVPALRLVAGASLWIYLTHWQVYPVAEAVLPPVLALPVVLAAGVGMWRVAEWVTARVRPRRDGAER; from the coding sequence GTGGCGACGCAGACCGGTGTGCGGAAGGGGACCGTGCTGGCGACGTCCCTGGACAACTGGGGCGCGCGGCCGGCGCTGTGCACTGCCGCCGGCGCGGTGTCGTACGAGGACCTCGGCGAGCGGGTCGCCGACGCGGCGGGCCTGCTCGGGGCCTCGCCGCGGCTCGTGCTCGTCGAGGCTGCTCCCACCGTCGACGCCGTCGTCGCCCTGCTCGCCGCCCTCGCCGGAGGCCACCCGGCACTGGTCGTGGCGCCGGGCGAACGGGAACGTCGGGACGGGATCGTCGATCGCTACCGGCCCGACGTGGTCTGCGTGGGCGACGACGGGTGGCACCCACGCGAGCTCCACCCCGGGTCGGCGCACGACCTGCACCCGTCGCTCGCGCTCCTCTTGTCGACCTCCGGATCGACCGGCTCGCCGAAGCTGGTCCGACTCTCGGCCGCCAACGTCGACAGCAACGCCGCTGCGATCGGGGAGTACCTCGCCCTGACGCCGGACGACCGGGGCATCACCACCCTGCCGTTGCACTACTGCTACGGGCTGTCGGTGCTCACGTCCCACCTCGCTCATGGCGCCTCGGTCGCGCTGACCGACACCAGTGTCGTGGACCCGTGCTTCTGGGAGGCGTTCCACCGGCACGGGCCGACGGGCCTGGCCGGCGTGCCGCACACCTTCGACCTGCTGGACCGGGTGGGGTTCGCCTCGATGGAGACGCCCACGCTGCGGTACGTGACCCAGGCCGGCGGGCGGATGGGCCCCGACCAGGTGGTGCGCTACGCCACCCTCGGGGCGGCCCGCGGATGGGACCTGTTCGTGATGTACGGCCAGACGGAGGCGACGGCGAGGATGGCCTACCTGCCGCCGGAACTCGCCCGAAGCCGTCCGACCGCGATCGGCCGGCCGATCCCCGGCGGCGCCCTCCGTGTCGCGCCGGTGGGCGCAGGATCGCTCGCCCGGTCCGGCAGTGACGTCGCACCGGGCGAGGTCGGGGAGCTCGTCTACTCCGGTCCGAACGTCATGTTGGGCTACGCGGAGGGCGCCGCCGATCTGGCGCTCGGCCGCACCGTGGACGAGTTGTGGACCGGCGACCTCGCCCGGCGCAGCGAGGACGGCCTCTACGAGGTCGTGGGCCGCCGCAACCGGTTCCTGAAGGTGTTCGGACTGCGCATCGACCTCGATCAGGTGGAGGCCGCGCTCCGCGAGCGGGGCGTCGTGGCGGTGTGCACCGGAGACGACCAACGGCTCGTGGTCGGGGTGGAGAGCGGGCCCGGGGGAGTGCCGGCGCCCGCACACGACGAGGTGGCCGCGATGGTGCGTGGCCCGCTGGGTCTCCCGCCCTCGGCCGTGTCGGTCGTGGGCTACGAGCGGCTGCCCCGATTGGCGTCGGGCAAGGTCGACCTCCAGGCGGTCGCCCGTGCCGGCGCGCCGGCCCCGGCTCCCGACCCAGGAGACCCGTCGACGTCGGTGGCGGCCGTCTTCGGTCGCCTGCTGGGGATCGATGCTGTCGAGGAGACCGACACGTTCGTCGGGCTCGGCGGGGACTCGCTCTCCTACGTCGAGGCGTCGGTCGCGCTGGAGCGACTGGTGGGGACCCCACCACCCGACTGGCACGTCGTCCCGGTGGGCTCGCTCGAGGCGCTCGTCCGGTCGGAGCGGCGCCCGTCCCGCCTGGCCCGGGTCGACACGACCGTCGTGCTCCGCGCGCTGGCCATCGTCCTGGTGGTGTCCCGTCACCTGGGGATGGCTGCGGCGGTCGCCGGTGGCGCCCACGTGCTCTTCGCGGTCAGCGGCTTCAACCTGGCCCGCTTCCAGTTGTCCCGGCCCGCCGGCCGTGCGCGCCGGCGGGCCCTCTTCACCTCGGTGGGCCGCGTGGCGGTGCCGAGCGTCCTGTGGCTCAGCCTGGTCGCCCTGGTCAACGGGAAGTACGGCGTGGCCGACGTGCTCCTCGTCGACGACATCTTCGTCGCCGAGGGCGAGCCCTATTGGCGGTACTGGTTCGTCGAGGCGTTGGTCCAGGTGCTGTTCGTGGTGGCGCTGCTGTACTCCATCCCGGGCACGGCGCGGCTGGACCGTCGCCATCCCCTCGCGATCCCTGTGGCACTGCTCGCCCTGGTGTCGTGCTCGCGTCTCGACCTACCGGCGCTCGACGCCGCCGGCCCCTGGGCCGCCTTCATGGGCCCGGTGCTGATCTGCTTCCTGCTCGGCTGGATCGCTCAGCGGGCGGCGGGACCGGCGAGTCGAATCGGCGTCAGCGTGGCTGCGGTCGCCCTCGTCCCGGGGCTGTTCGTCAATGGCCAGCGCGACCTGGCCGTCACCGCCGCCCTCGTGGCCCTGGTGTGGCTGCCGACGCTGCCCGTCCCCCGCGCGACGGTGCCCGCTCTGCGTCTGGTGGCCGGCGCCTCCCTCTGGATCTACCTGACGCACTGGCAGGTGTACCCGGTGGCGGAGGCCGTGCTGCCCCCCGTCCTGGCCCTTCCGGTGGTCCTGGCGGCGGGTGTCGGGATGTGGCGAGTGGCCGAGTGGGTCACCGCCAGGGTGCGGCCGAGACGGGACGGTGCCGAGCGCTAG
- the atpD gene encoding F0F1 ATP synthase subunit beta: MTMTDNAPETELKDGRIVTIAGPVVDVEFPRGSLPEINTALEMTMTAAGEEITITAEVAQQIGDGRVRAICLKPTDGLTRGTAVRNTGRGISMPVGDVTLGHVFNVIGEPLDTGGEPLEGVTEYWPIHRDAPAFDTLEPKALVFETGIKVIDLLTPYVQGGKIGLFGGAGVGKTVLIQEMINRVATQHGGVSVFAGVGERTREGTDLWIEMQESGVIEKAALIYGQMDEPPGVRLRVALSALTVAEYFRDVQQQDVLLFVDNIFRFVQAGSEVSTLLGRMPSAVGYQPTLADEMGELQERITSTRGRSITSLQAVYVPADDYTDPAPFTTFTHLDATTELSRQIASLGIYPAVDPLASTSTILAPEVVGQRHYDVARQVQEVLQRYKELQDIIAILGLDELSEEDRVIVDRARKVQRFLSQPFNVGEVFTGLKGVTVSVADTVESFAQLVEGELDDLPEQAFLNVGDADSVRAKAKQLQEG, encoded by the coding sequence ATGACCATGACCGACAACGCCCCCGAGACCGAGCTGAAGGACGGCCGCATCGTCACCATCGCCGGCCCGGTGGTCGACGTGGAGTTCCCCCGCGGGTCGCTCCCCGAGATCAACACCGCGCTCGAGATGACCATGACCGCGGCCGGTGAGGAGATCACCATCACCGCCGAGGTCGCCCAGCAGATCGGCGACGGTCGCGTCCGGGCCATCTGCCTGAAGCCGACCGACGGCCTGACCCGTGGCACCGCGGTGCGCAACACCGGCCGGGGCATCTCGATGCCCGTCGGCGACGTCACCCTCGGCCACGTGTTCAACGTCATCGGCGAGCCCCTCGACACCGGCGGCGAGCCCCTCGAGGGCGTCACCGAGTACTGGCCCATCCACCGCGACGCCCCGGCCTTCGACACCCTCGAGCCCAAGGCGCTCGTGTTCGAGACCGGCATCAAGGTCATCGACCTGCTCACCCCCTACGTGCAGGGCGGCAAGATCGGCCTGTTCGGCGGTGCCGGCGTCGGCAAGACCGTGCTCATCCAGGAGATGATCAACCGCGTCGCCACCCAGCACGGTGGTGTGTCGGTGTTCGCCGGCGTGGGCGAGCGCACCCGTGAGGGCACCGACCTCTGGATCGAGATGCAGGAGTCCGGCGTCATCGAGAAGGCCGCGCTGATCTACGGCCAGATGGACGAGCCGCCGGGCGTGCGCCTGCGGGTGGCCCTGTCCGCCCTCACCGTCGCGGAGTACTTCCGGGACGTGCAGCAGCAGGACGTGCTGCTCTTCGTGGACAACATCTTCCGCTTCGTGCAGGCCGGCTCCGAGGTGTCCACCCTCCTCGGCCGCATGCCCTCGGCCGTGGGCTACCAGCCCACCCTGGCCGACGAGATGGGCGAGCTCCAGGAGCGCATCACCTCGACCCGGGGCCGCTCCATCACGTCGCTGCAGGCCGTGTACGTGCCCGCCGACGACTACACCGACCCGGCGCCGTTCACCACCTTCACCCACCTCGACGCCACCACCGAGCTCTCCCGCCAGATCGCCTCGCTGGGCATCTACCCGGCGGTGGACCCGCTGGCGTCGACGTCCACCATCCTCGCCCCCGAGGTCGTGGGCCAGCGCCACTACGACGTGGCCCGTCAGGTGCAGGAGGTGCTCCAGCGCTACAAGGAGCTCCAGGACATCATCGCCATCCTCGGCCTCGACGAGCTCTCCGAAGAGGACCGGGTCATCGTCGACCGGGCCCGCAAGGTGCAGCGCTTCTTGAGCCAGCCCTTCAACGTCGGCGAGGTCTTCACCGGCCTCAAGGGCGTCACCGTCTCCGTGGCCGACACCGTCGAGTCCTTCGCTCAGCTGGTCGAGGGCGAGCTCGACGACCTGCCCGAGCAGGCCTTCCTCAACGTCGGCGACGCCGACAGCGTGCGGGCCAAGGCCAAGCAGCTCCAGGAGGGCTGA
- the atpC gene encoding ATP synthase F1 subunit epsilon — MPLQVELVSPERVLFEGEADRVIARALGSGDFAILPGHAPYLAAIATHPVRVMMSDGTEDTIAVHGGFLSVANDRVTILSDVAELSSQIDEERARKAKERAEQALAKGDDTVAEAALRRAHVRLAVAGGLSTVG; from the coding sequence ATGCCCCTCCAGGTCGAGCTGGTGTCGCCCGAGCGGGTGCTCTTCGAGGGCGAGGCGGATCGCGTCATCGCCCGCGCCCTCGGGTCGGGCGACTTCGCCATCCTGCCGGGCCACGCCCCCTACCTGGCCGCCATCGCCACCCACCCCGTGCGGGTGATGATGAGCGACGGCACCGAGGACACCATCGCGGTCCACGGCGGGTTCCTGTCGGTGGCCAACGACCGGGTGACCATCCTCTCGGACGTCGCCGAGCTCTCCAGCCAGATCGACGAGGAGCGGGCTCGCAAGGCCAAGGAGCGGGCCGAACAGGCGTTGGCCAAGGGCGACGACACCGTCGCCGAGGCGGCGCTGCGCCGGGCCCACGTGCGCCTCGCCGTGGCCGGCGGCCTCAGCACCGTCGGCTGA
- a CDS encoding GNAT family N-acetyltransferase, whose amino-acid sequence MPRRRFAVALLVPAPVATEVDGLRRACGDANLRKVAPHVTLIPPINLREEDVAGALAVVRDGAAACPSLHLTLGPATTFGDDGNRTVLYLAVGGTGLDRLHELQAALVAGPLERPPQHESFVPHVTISIAAGPDRIDAGITALAGYRADVVVEHVTVLENVRDDALDHHVWRPVADAALGGRAVVGRGGLELELTVSTAADPEVKAWAVPLWERADREDLGGVGEEATIAITARRAGEVVGLVEGWFWADLGHVDDLMVAEAARGEGIGRHLLARFEAEARSRGCTSLALRTPAGSKAEGFYRHLGWEHESTQRAWVHGKDFLHFRRWL is encoded by the coding sequence GTGCCTCGTCGACGCTTCGCGGTCGCCCTCCTGGTCCCAGCGCCGGTCGCCACGGAGGTCGACGGGCTGCGGCGCGCCTGCGGTGACGCCAACCTGCGGAAGGTCGCGCCTCACGTCACCCTGATCCCGCCCATCAACCTCCGGGAGGAAGACGTCGCCGGCGCCCTGGCCGTGGTGCGCGATGGCGCCGCGGCGTGCCCGTCGCTGCACCTGACGTTGGGGCCGGCCACGACCTTCGGTGACGACGGCAACCGCACCGTGCTCTACCTCGCCGTGGGCGGCACGGGCCTCGACCGGCTGCACGAGCTCCAGGCGGCGCTGGTGGCGGGGCCGCTGGAGCGCCCGCCCCAGCACGAATCCTTCGTGCCCCACGTGACCATCTCCATCGCCGCCGGCCCCGACCGGATCGACGCCGGCATCACTGCGTTGGCGGGCTACCGGGCCGACGTGGTCGTCGAACACGTCACCGTGCTGGAGAACGTGCGTGACGACGCTCTCGACCACCATGTGTGGCGGCCGGTGGCCGACGCCGCCCTCGGCGGGCGGGCGGTCGTCGGGCGGGGCGGCCTCGAGCTCGAGCTGACGGTGTCGACCGCGGCCGACCCCGAGGTGAAAGCCTGGGCCGTGCCGCTCTGGGAGCGGGCCGACCGTGAGGATCTCGGGGGCGTGGGCGAGGAGGCGACCATCGCCATCACCGCTCGTCGGGCGGGCGAGGTGGTCGGTCTCGTCGAGGGCTGGTTCTGGGCCGACCTGGGCCACGTGGACGATCTGATGGTCGCCGAGGCCGCACGGGGGGAGGGCATCGGTCGCCACCTGCTGGCCCGGTTCGAGGCGGAGGCCCGGTCGAGGGGCTGTACCAGCTTGGCGCTGCGCACGCCCGCGGGCTCCAAGGCCGAGGGCTTCTACCGCCACCTCGGCTGGGAGCACGAGAGCACCCAGCGCGCCTGGGTCCACGGCAAGGACTTCCTCCACTTCCGCCGCTGGCTCTGA
- a CDS encoding iron ABC transporter permease — MAVSMLIGLVFAGPFLYVLWRNITLGSDLWGELTSASTLRAMTRSVTLATAVSLSTAALGTALAWLTTRTDVPGRRLWRVLAPLPLVFPSFVGAAALLAAVAPGGLVEELLGPVGADRMPDLNGFDGAWLVLTLFTYPYVYLPVAARLTLLPSSLEESARLLGRGPWSVFRTIVLPQCQGAIWAGTLLVFLYTISDFGAVKLLRYNTLTTQIYANRLFDRSQSFALALILALLALGVVVAERVNARRAVRVEAIGAGRPHVVHLGRWRFVALVGLLAVLVGALIGPVATLLYWAVRGLTGAAGSTDLATVAAPTINTAVIGLITAVVAVIVVLPVAFLTTRYRSRTGGVANTFVVAGFAIPGLVVALALVFWVLNAPLLGSLYQTLPVLIFAYVVHFGAQSMRAAQVAVSGVPPRMGDAARMLGAGPLRRLSTVDLPLMAPGLVAGAGLVLLSTMKELPATLLLRPTNVDTLSTEIWNAAEDGFLTDMSVSALVLVALSGVLTWLLVMRRDPSR; from the coding sequence GTGGCCGTCTCGATGCTCATCGGGCTGGTCTTCGCCGGACCCTTCCTCTACGTCCTGTGGCGGAACATCACCCTCGGGTCGGACCTGTGGGGTGAGCTCACCAGCGCCTCGACCCTGCGGGCCATGACGCGCTCGGTCACCCTCGCCACGGCGGTCTCGCTGAGCACCGCGGCGCTCGGCACCGCCCTGGCCTGGCTGACGACCCGCACCGACGTCCCCGGGCGCCGGCTCTGGCGCGTGCTCGCCCCGCTCCCCCTCGTGTTCCCCTCCTTCGTCGGCGCCGCCGCCCTGCTCGCCGCGGTGGCGCCGGGTGGTCTCGTCGAGGAGCTCCTCGGCCCGGTGGGTGCAGACCGGATGCCCGACCTGAACGGCTTCGACGGCGCCTGGCTCGTGCTCACCCTGTTCACCTATCCCTACGTCTACCTGCCCGTCGCAGCCCGCCTCACCCTGCTCCCGTCATCGCTCGAGGAGAGCGCCCGCCTGTTGGGTCGAGGCCCGTGGTCGGTCTTCCGCACCATCGTCCTGCCGCAGTGCCAAGGGGCCATCTGGGCGGGGACCCTGCTCGTGTTCCTGTACACGATCAGCGACTTCGGGGCCGTGAAGCTGCTCCGTTACAACACGCTGACCACCCAGATCTACGCCAACCGGCTCTTCGACCGGAGCCAGTCCTTCGCGCTGGCACTGATCCTCGCCCTGCTGGCGCTGGGCGTCGTGGTGGCCGAGCGGGTCAACGCCCGGCGCGCCGTGCGGGTCGAGGCCATCGGCGCGGGCCGGCCCCACGTGGTCCACCTGGGCCGCTGGCGCTTCGTCGCGCTGGTTGGGCTCCTCGCCGTTCTCGTCGGCGCGCTCATCGGCCCGGTGGCCACGCTCCTCTACTGGGCCGTCCGTGGACTCACGGGCGCCGCGGGGAGCACCGACCTCGCCACCGTGGCGGCTCCGACCATCAACACCGCGGTCATCGGCCTGATCACCGCGGTCGTCGCGGTGATCGTCGTGTTGCCCGTGGCCTTCCTCACCACCCGGTACCGCAGCCGAACCGGCGGGGTGGCCAACACCTTCGTGGTCGCGGGCTTCGCCATCCCTGGGCTGGTGGTGGCCCTCGCCCTCGTCTTCTGGGTGCTCAACGCCCCGTTGCTGGGCTCGCTCTACCAGACCCTCCCCGTGCTCATCTTCGCCTACGTGGTCCACTTCGGGGCCCAGTCGATGCGGGCCGCCCAGGTGGCGGTGAGCGGCGTGCCGCCGCGCATGGGCGACGCGGCCCGCATGCTGGGCGCCGGGCCCCTGCGCCGCCTGTCGACCGTCGACCTCCCGCTCATGGCCCCGGGGCTCGTGGCCGGCGCCGGCCTCGTGCTCCTGTCGACGATGAAGGAGCTCCCCGCCACCCTCCTGCTGCGGCCCACCAACGTGGACACGCTGTCCACCGAGATCTGGAACGCGGCCGAGGACGGCTTCCTCACCGACATGAGCGTGAGCGCGCTGGTGCTCGTCGCCCTCAGCGGCGTGCTCACCTGGCTCCTCGTCATGCGCCGCGACCCGTCACGCTGA
- a CDS encoding ABC transporter ATP-binding protein encodes MSERTNGVGVGVGVRAVSKRYGADPVLRSVDLEVAGGSITALLGPSGCGKTTLLRSIAGLERIDAGAIVVGGQLVDDTRTFVAPERRGVGMVFQDWALFPHLSVARNVGYGVPDRNERPRRVQEALARVGLEGLGDRMPGTLSGGQKQRVAVARALAPEPSVLLLDEPFSNLDTALRVELRAEVHRLLRELEITAIFVTHDQEEAFAIGDEVAVMLDGDLIQQAAPAELYANPATPWVASFVGDANLVAGTAAGTAAATPVGAIALRAPLDGEVQVLVRPEDLVLATGDAAVVEEVAFYGHDTVYAVRRDGGPRLRVRAAAAPQHHPGDRVDVTYRGGASTAWPAELGEPAIAP; translated from the coding sequence ATGAGCGAGCGGACCAACGGTGTCGGTGTCGGTGTCGGGGTGCGAGCCGTCTCGAAGCGCTACGGGGCGGACCCCGTGCTGCGCTCGGTCGACCTGGAGGTCGCCGGCGGGTCCATCACCGCCCTGCTCGGGCCCAGCGGCTGCGGCAAGACCACCCTGCTGCGGTCCATCGCCGGCCTCGAGCGCATCGACGCCGGGGCCATCGTCGTGGGGGGCCAGTTGGTGGACGACACCCGCACCTTCGTCGCCCCCGAGCGCAGGGGCGTCGGGATGGTGTTCCAGGACTGGGCACTGTTCCCCCACCTGTCGGTGGCGAGGAACGTGGGCTACGGCGTGCCCGATCGCAACGAGCGGCCGAGGCGGGTCCAGGAGGCCCTGGCGCGCGTCGGCCTGGAGGGCCTGGGCGACCGCATGCCGGGGACGCTGTCGGGGGGCCAGAAGCAGCGGGTGGCCGTGGCGAGGGCGCTGGCTCCCGAGCCGTCGGTGCTGTTGCTCGACGAGCCCTTCTCCAACCTGGACACCGCGTTGCGGGTCGAGCTGCGGGCAGAGGTGCACCGGTTGCTGCGCGAGCTGGAGATCACGGCCATCTTCGTCACCCACGACCAGGAGGAGGCCTTCGCCATCGGCGACGAGGTGGCCGTCATGCTCGACGGCGACCTGATCCAGCAGGCCGCCCCCGCCGAGCTCTACGCCAACCCCGCCACCCCCTGGGTGGCGTCGTTCGTGGGCGACGCCAACCTGGTCGCGGGCACGGCGGCGGGCACCGCCGCCGCCACGCCGGTGGGGGCGATCGCCCTTCGGGCGCCGCTCGACGGCGAGGTGCAGGTCCTGGTCCGTCCCGAGGACCTCGTGCTCGCCACGGGCGACGCCGCCGTCGTCGAGGAGGTCGCCTTCTACGGCCACGACACGGTCTACGCGGTCCGACGCGACGGTGGACCCCGCCTGCGGGTCCGCGCCGCCGCCGCTCCCCAGCACCACCCGGGCGACCGCGTCGACGTCACCTACCGGGGTGGCGCCAGCACGGCCTGGCCGGCCGAGCTGGGGGAGCCCGCCATCGCGCCCTGA